One region of Bacillota bacterium genomic DNA includes:
- the ftsX gene encoding permease-like cell division protein FtsX — MKVRTWGYLLKEAWGNIRTGRLMALASVSTVAVSLLVLGLFLALVFNLGQLMAQVESEVQIRAFLVMDGVTGQPGAGGSGARAGAPGGSGTGGVPGGQGGSGTLARPNPAELEAQIKELQGVVAVRFVSKEEALERMRQSFGERAAVLEAVEEINPLPDSFEVQVARPELVAPVAEAIAALPGVEKVDYKRDTVDRLFRLTAVVRGLGLIMAVLLVLGSTVVISNTIRLTVFARRREVAIMKLVGATDWFIRWPFVLEGLALGLGGAVLAVAALAGAYWWAAGVAARTLPFLPLVAPEQVVRLTALPVLGLGALVGALGSGVSLRRFLQV, encoded by the coding sequence ATGAAGGTTAGGACCTGGGGTTACCTGCTTAAGGAAGCCTGGGGTAACATCCGTACCGGCAGGCTAATGGCCCTGGCCTCGGTGAGTACGGTGGCAGTGTCCCTCCTCGTCCTGGGTCTCTTCCTGGCCCTGGTGTTCAACCTGGGGCAACTGATGGCCCAGGTGGAGTCGGAGGTCCAGATCAGGGCCTTCCTGGTGATGGACGGTGTTACCGGTCAGCCCGGGGCCGGTGGCTCAGGAGCCCGCGCCGGGGCACCGGGCGGTTCGGGGACTGGTGGTGTGCCGGGCGGACAGGGCGGGTCGGGGACACTGGCCAGGCCGAACCCGGCCGAACTGGAGGCGCAGATCAAGGAGCTGCAAGGGGTCGTTGCCGTCCGGTTCGTTAGCAAGGAAGAGGCCCTGGAACGCATGCGCCAGTCTTTCGGGGAGCGAGCGGCGGTGCTGGAGGCCGTGGAAGAGATCAATCCTCTGCCCGACTCCTTTGAGGTACAGGTGGCTCGTCCGGAACTGGTGGCACCGGTGGCCGAGGCCATCGCCGCCCTGCCCGGGGTGGAGAAGGTGGATTACAAGCGCGACACGGTGGACAGGCTGTTCCGCCTTACAGCCGTGGTGCGGGGCCTGGGGCTGATCATGGCGGTGCTCCTGGTGCTGGGGTCGACCGTGGTGATTTCTAATACCATCAGGCTGACCGTGTTCGCCCGTCGCCGGGAGGTGGCCATCATGAAGCTGGTGGGGGCCACCGACTGGTTCATACGCTGGCCCTTCGTTTTGGAGGGTCTGGCCCTGGGGCTGGGCGGGGCGGTGCTGGCGGTGGCAGCGCTGGCGGGTGCGTACTGGTGGGCGGCGGGAGTAGCAGCGCGGACCCTTCCCTTCCTGCCGCTTGTCGCTCCGGAGCAGGTGGTGCGCCTGACCGCGCTGCCGGTGCTGGGATTGGGGGCGCTGGTAGGCGCGCTGGGGAGCGGGGTTTCCCTACGCCGCTTCCTTCAGGTTTGA
- a CDS encoding peptidoglycan DD-metalloendopeptidase family protein has translation MGLPEANRSRGRRFRSARAIRAYIAGCLVLALLLGMVWAAGWPSPGVAASTEEELQKKEAELQKRLQQIERKIAEYERLLTQSRGKEREVRKELLRLERELDLTRKDLAYLQNRLRVTGQQLEQTRAELERTQRELEWRTQLLGRRLRALYESGPVSYLEVLLGATSFSDFLTRVEFLQLIAAQDVQIMVSVQELRDQVAAKKARLEELQARLQDLHARTQEKEATVRAQTVSRQKLLVTIQNQAEEYERALDELEELSRQLEKEIAAIQAQYGLGKRDLHMIRPVEGYLSSRFGNRFHPIIRKWRMHTGIDIGAPEGRSIVAAESGRVMTAGWLGGYGKTVTIDHGGGISTLYAHMSEILVSAGQMVQKGQVIGRVGSTGLSTGPHLHFEVRVNGKPNDPLRWVRY, from the coding sequence ATGGGGCTGCCGGAGGCGAACCGATCAAGGGGCCGGAGGTTCCGCTCCGCCCGGGCGATACGGGCATACATAGCAGGGTGCCTGGTCCTGGCACTGCTGCTGGGTATGGTTTGGGCGGCGGGCTGGCCGTCTCCAGGGGTGGCTGCCTCCACTGAGGAGGAGTTGCAGAAGAAGGAAGCCGAGTTGCAGAAGCGGCTTCAGCAGATCGAGCGTAAGATCGCCGAGTACGAGCGCCTCCTCACCCAGTCGCGGGGAAAGGAAAGGGAAGTACGCAAGGAGCTGCTGCGGCTCGAGAGGGAGCTGGACCTCACCCGCAAGGATTTGGCCTACCTGCAGAACCGCCTGCGGGTTACCGGGCAGCAACTTGAGCAAACCAGGGCCGAACTCGAGCGAACGCAAAGGGAACTGGAGTGGCGCACGCAGCTGCTGGGCCGGCGCCTGCGGGCACTGTACGAATCAGGGCCGGTGAGCTACCTGGAAGTCCTCCTGGGGGCGACCAGCTTTTCGGACTTTCTTACCCGGGTTGAGTTCCTGCAACTGATCGCCGCCCAGGACGTCCAGATCATGGTCAGCGTTCAGGAGTTGCGGGACCAGGTGGCGGCCAAGAAGGCGCGCCTTGAGGAGTTGCAGGCCCGGCTGCAGGACCTGCATGCGCGTACCCAGGAGAAAGAAGCCACCGTGCGGGCTCAGACCGTCAGCCGCCAGAAGCTGCTGGTCACCATCCAGAATCAGGCGGAAGAGTACGAGCGTGCCCTGGACGAACTGGAAGAACTGTCCCGGCAACTGGAAAAGGAGATCGCCGCCATCCAGGCCCAGTACGGACTGGGCAAGCGCGACCTGCACATGATCCGGCCGGTGGAAGGGTACCTCTCCTCCCGGTTCGGTAACCGGTTCCATCCCATCATCCGCAAGTGGAGGATGCACACGGGCATCGACATCGGTGCTCCCGAAGGGCGTTCCATCGTGGCTGCCGAATCGGGCCGGGTGATGACGGCAGGCTGGCTCGGTGGTTATGGCAAGACGGTGACCATCGACCACGGCGGCGGCATCTCCACCCTGTATGCCCACATGTCGGAAATCCTGGTTTCGGCAGGGCAGATGGTGCAGAAGGGGCAGGTGATCGGAAGGGTGGGCAGTACGGGTCTGTCCACCGGACCTCACCTGCACTTTGAGGTGCGTGTCAACGGTAAGCCCAATGATCCCCTGCGCTGGGTGCGGTACTGA
- the ftsE gene encoding cell division ATP-binding protein FtsE has product MIEFYGVSKVYPNQVTALRDIDLQVGSGEFVFVVGPSGAGKSTLVKLIYREELPTRGRLLVGGRDVTALRPGQVPYLRRSIGVVFQDFRLLPNKTVFDNVAFAMRVVEASPREIRRRVPQVLELVGLADKARAYPDELSGGEQQRVGLARAIVNNPSVLLADEPTGNLDPRTSLEILRLLLDVNRMGTTVIMATHARHLVNVARRRVVELDAGRLVRDELRGGYGHEG; this is encoded by the coding sequence GTGATCGAATTTTACGGGGTAAGCAAGGTCTACCCCAACCAGGTAACGGCCCTTCGGGACATCGACCTGCAGGTGGGCAGCGGCGAATTCGTGTTCGTGGTGGGCCCCAGCGGGGCGGGTAAGTCCACGCTGGTGAAGCTCATTTACCGGGAGGAGCTACCCACCCGGGGCAGGTTGCTGGTAGGGGGACGGGATGTGACCGCCCTGCGGCCGGGGCAGGTTCCCTACCTCAGGCGAAGCATCGGGGTGGTGTTCCAGGACTTCCGCCTCCTGCCTAACAAGACCGTGTTCGACAACGTGGCCTTCGCCATGCGGGTGGTGGAAGCAAGTCCGCGGGAAATCAGGCGCCGGGTGCCGCAGGTGCTGGAACTGGTCGGGCTGGCCGACAAGGCCCGTGCTTACCCGGACGAGCTTTCCGGCGGCGAGCAGCAGAGGGTGGGGCTCGCCCGGGCCATTGTGAACAATCCGTCTGTCCTCCTGGCGGACGAGCCCACGGGTAATCTGGATCCCCGCACGTCCCTTGAGATCCTGCGACTGCTCCTGGATGTCAACCGGATGGGTACCACCGTGATCATGGCCACCCATGCCCGCCACCTGGTCAACGTGGCTCGCCGCCGGGTGGTGGAGCTCGATGCGGGCCGCCTGGTCCGCGACGAGTTGCGGGGTGGGTACGGCCATGAAGGTTAG